One window from the genome of Novipirellula caenicola encodes:
- a CDS encoding redoxin domain-containing protein, whose protein sequence is MSTRFQIQGCCGLSRQPNAANLLGRVVKGGIKRIVTHAAVAVGLTVLFATPLRAVESEFSGEWYFDPEGAVRTNLEGGPAIELSTDTWIGESTTLDECRGKVVVLDFWATWCGPCVASIPKNIELVETYPDELVFIGMHSETSGWDKAPQMVEDREINYPVVLDTGETAKAYGINAFPTYIIIDRSGIVRAAGVKPSHIKTIVKQLIEESGSGGQGSQLVSFQRDWFYSGAEWMRAWQEQHGQPAPPTQATAWWLPGDDNEAAPQTTDEAATEPADSEPAGGELADEEAVSEELVADAPVGLQEVDLDGVVRVLHFTRPGMKLTQQQLKSFNETAAKYAPQGVAFTVVCDRQSDWQATRAFAAEIDLAIPMALDAAPQPATAEDSPARPTSGSAVVPREAGRTAQAYHVRIAPVTVVVDRNGRIRATGLKLQQLDDALNVLLAERAE, encoded by the coding sequence ATGAGCACTCGTTTTCAGATCCAAGGCTGCTGTGGCCTGAGTCGTCAGCCGAACGCAGCAAACCTGCTTGGACGAGTCGTCAAAGGGGGCATCAAGCGGATCGTGACCCACGCCGCCGTTGCGGTGGGTTTAACGGTCCTCTTCGCCACACCGCTACGGGCCGTCGAATCGGAGTTCTCCGGCGAGTGGTATTTTGATCCTGAAGGGGCCGTGCGGACGAACCTGGAGGGCGGCCCGGCGATCGAACTGTCGACCGATACATGGATTGGTGAATCGACCACGCTGGACGAGTGCCGCGGCAAAGTGGTGGTGCTGGATTTCTGGGCCACCTGGTGCGGCCCCTGCGTGGCCTCGATCCCCAAAAACATCGAACTGGTCGAAACCTATCCGGACGAACTGGTCTTTATCGGAATGCATTCAGAGACCTCTGGCTGGGACAAAGCCCCGCAGATGGTCGAGGATCGCGAAATCAATTATCCGGTCGTGCTGGACACCGGAGAAACGGCCAAAGCCTACGGCATCAACGCCTTTCCCACCTACATCATCATCGATCGCAGCGGCATCGTACGGGCCGCTGGTGTTAAACCGAGCCACATCAAAACGATCGTCAAACAGTTGATCGAAGAGTCCGGCTCTGGCGGCCAGGGCAGCCAGTTGGTCTCGTTCCAACGCGACTGGTTCTACAGCGGGGCGGAATGGATGCGGGCCTGGCAAGAACAACACGGCCAGCCCGCTCCGCCGACTCAAGCGACCGCTTGGTGGCTGCCCGGCGATGACAACGAAGCCGCCCCCCAAACCACCGACGAAGCGGCGACCGAACCCGCTGACAGTGAACCTGCTGGCGGTGAGCTCGCTGATGAGGAAGCGGTCAGTGAAGAGCTTGTTGCCGACGCACCCGTGGGGTTGCAGGAAGTCGACTTGGACGGCGTTGTACGCGTACTGCACTTTACGCGTCCGGGGATGAAGCTCACGCAACAGCAACTGAAGTCCTTCAACGAAACGGCCGCCAAGTACGCGCCGCAGGGCGTGGCCTTTACCGTCGTCTGTGATCGGCAGAGCGACTGGCAGGCGACGCGAGCCTTTGCGGCGGAAATCGATCTGGCTATCCCGATGGCATTGGACGCCGCCCCCCAGCCCGCCACCGCCGAAGACTCGCCAGCCCGACCCACCAGCGGCTCGGCTGTCGTCCCCCGCGAAGCTGGCCGGACCGCCCAGGCCTACCATGTCCGCATTGCACCGGTCACGGTGGTCGTCGATCGCAACGGCCGCATCCGGGCCACGGGGCTGAAGCTGCAACAGCTGGACGACGCGCTGAATGTATTGCTAGCCGAACGTGCCGAATAA
- a CDS encoding cation:proton antiporter family protein, with protein MGSLNIFYEFALLLAAAGMLGFVAHWLKQPLIVAFIAVGILVGPAGLKWVSIGSEIDLLAKTGIALLLFTVGLKLDLNVIRTMGPVSLATGLGQVTFTSVIGYLLCLAMGFSHLASLYVAVALTFSSTIIIVKLLSDKREIDSLHGRIAIGFLIVQDLVVVLVMIALTAFGASTGVHWVQGISLVVVKGIGLLVAVGLLMRYVLPSLYHHAARSAELLTTLAIGWAVAMAAIGDWLGFSKEVGAFLAGVSLAGLPHREALGSRLIGLRDFLLLFFFVDLGAHLKLSLLGSQLMPSLALSLFVLVGNPLIVIIIMGWMGYRKRTGFLAGLTVAQISEFSLMLGALGKELGHISGEVLGLITLVGLITITLSTYLILYSHPLYDWLAPFLSWSEKKNPFREVELETTTEPSRGFDSIVFGMGRFGNHLSHELTERGQRVLGVDFDPDVVHRLRESGHSVVYGDAEDPEFASTLPLSHARWVVSSVPQVSVNLALLHALSRYGYSGSVAATAHHERDAATLRNAGVHLILLPFADAAKEAIDQLSEPERTEPHGQP; from the coding sequence TTGGGATCTTTAAACATCTTTTACGAGTTTGCGCTGTTATTGGCGGCAGCCGGGATGCTGGGCTTTGTTGCGCATTGGCTCAAGCAACCGCTGATTGTCGCCTTCATCGCGGTTGGAATTCTGGTCGGACCGGCGGGCTTGAAATGGGTTTCCATCGGCAGCGAGATCGACCTGCTGGCGAAGACCGGCATTGCACTGTTGTTGTTCACGGTCGGGTTAAAGTTGGACTTGAACGTGATTCGCACGATGGGGCCCGTGTCGTTAGCCACCGGCTTGGGACAGGTGACGTTCACCTCGGTGATCGGCTACTTGCTTTGTCTTGCCATGGGGTTTTCGCATCTGGCCTCGCTCTACGTGGCCGTTGCGTTGACGTTCTCCAGCACGATCATCATCGTCAAATTGTTGTCGGACAAACGCGAGATAGATTCGCTGCATGGACGCATTGCCATCGGTTTTTTGATCGTCCAAGACTTGGTGGTGGTGTTGGTGATGATCGCGTTGACCGCGTTCGGGGCCAGCACCGGGGTGCACTGGGTGCAGGGCATCTCGTTGGTCGTTGTCAAAGGAATCGGTTTGCTGGTCGCCGTCGGTCTGCTGATGCGTTACGTGCTGCCAAGCCTGTATCATCATGCAGCTCGTTCGGCCGAATTACTGACAACATTGGCGATCGGCTGGGCGGTCGCGATGGCGGCGATCGGTGATTGGCTGGGGTTCAGCAAAGAAGTCGGTGCATTCCTAGCAGGGGTCTCGCTTGCTGGGTTACCGCACCGGGAAGCTCTTGGGTCGCGTCTGATCGGCCTACGCGACTTCTTGCTGCTGTTCTTCTTTGTCGATCTAGGAGCCCATCTCAAACTCAGTTTGCTCGGATCGCAGCTGATGCCATCGCTGGCCCTATCGTTGTTCGTGCTGGTCGGCAATCCGCTGATCGTGATCATCATCATGGGATGGATGGGGTACCGAAAACGAACGGGTTTCCTGGCCGGATTGACGGTCGCCCAGATCAGCGAGTTTTCATTGATGCTTGGTGCACTTGGGAAAGAGCTCGGACATATTTCCGGTGAAGTCTTGGGGCTGATCACACTGGTGGGTTTGATCACGATCACCCTATCGACGTACCTGATTCTCTACTCGCACCCGCTGTACGACTGGCTTGCCCCCTTTCTGTCCTGGTCCGAAAAGAAGAATCCGTTTCGCGAAGTTGAACTGGAAACAACCACCGAGCCCTCGCGAGGCTTTGACAGCATCGTGTTTGGTATGGGGCGTTTTGGCAATCATCTTTCACACGAACTGACCGAGCGAGGGCAACGAGTGTTGGGAGTCGACTTTGATCCGGATGTGGTGCATCGGCTTCGCGAGTCAGGACACTCGGTCGTCTACGGCGATGCAGAAGACCCCGAGTTTGCATCGACACTGCCGCTGTCGCATGCACGCTGGGTGGTCAGTTCGGTGCCACAAGTTTCGGTGAATCTCGCCTTGCTGCACGCGTTGTCACGCTACGGCTATAGCGGATCAGTCGCCGCGACCGCGCACCATGAACGTGACGCCGCAACCTTAAGAAACGCGGGAGTCCACTTGATCCTGTTGCCATTCGCGGACGCCGCCAAAGAAGCCATCGATCAACTCAGCGAGCCTGAACGGACAGAACCACATGGCCAACCATAG
- a CDS encoding MoxR family ATPase, translated as MTETAVTPPPASDALSAEGFPPSAAFAKAVIEQVGQTVVGQTEVVERVLIALLTGGHLLLEGVPGIAKTLLVQSVGKAIDLKFKRVQFTIDLLPSDILGSEILDQKSGQFHIHKGPVFTNLLLADEINRASPKVQSALLEAMQERKVSIGDETHTLPAPFLVIATQNPVEQAGTFELPEAQLDRFMMCHRLRYPTPVEETEVVRRALKLKLQRQGDGAVPQSMFDAIEDEHKLSVKDLTEAMTQVQAVHVSEVFIHDCVKLVNATRGHQDLVLGCSPRAVLSLVQAARARAFIYGRDYVVPEDLFTLAGDVILHRVRLSYEALADGLTPEVMLERLLNEML; from the coding sequence ATGACCGAAACTGCAGTCACTCCTCCCCCGGCCTCGGACGCCCTGTCCGCCGAAGGTTTCCCCCCGTCCGCCGCGTTTGCCAAAGCGGTCATCGAACAGGTTGGTCAGACCGTCGTCGGCCAGACCGAAGTCGTTGAACGGGTGTTGATCGCCTTGCTGACTGGCGGTCACCTGCTGCTCGAAGGCGTGCCCGGGATCGCCAAAACACTGCTGGTGCAATCGGTCGGAAAAGCCATCGATCTGAAGTTCAAACGCGTCCAGTTCACGATCGACCTGTTGCCCTCGGACATTTTGGGATCGGAAATCCTGGACCAAAAATCGGGCCAGTTCCACATCCACAAAGGCCCAGTGTTCACCAACCTGCTGCTGGCCGACGAAATTAACCGCGCCTCACCCAAAGTGCAGTCGGCACTGTTGGAAGCGATGCAGGAACGCAAGGTATCGATCGGCGACGAAACCCACACGCTGCCCGCGCCGTTCCTGGTGATCGCCACGCAGAACCCGGTCGAGCAAGCCGGCACGTTTGAATTGCCCGAGGCGCAACTGGACCGGTTCATGATGTGCCACCGCTTGCGTTACCCCACGCCGGTCGAAGAAACCGAGGTGGTGCGACGGGCACTGAAACTGAAACTGCAGCGGCAGGGCGATGGAGCCGTGCCGCAATCGATGTTTGACGCCATCGAAGACGAACACAAGCTGAGCGTCAAAGACTTGACCGAAGCGATGACGCAGGTCCAGGCCGTTCACGTCAGCGAAGTCTTCATCCACGACTGCGTGAAACTAGTCAACGCCACTCGAGGACACCAGGACCTGGTGCTGGGCTGCAGTCCGCGAGCGGTGCTCAGTCTTGTACAGGCCGCGCGTGCTCGCGCCTTTATCTACGGCCGCGACTACGTCGTGCCCGAAGACCTGTTCACGCTGGCCGGAGACGTGATCCTGCACCGTGTGCGGTTGAGCTACGAGGCGCTTGCCGATGGTTTGACGCCCGAAGTCATGCTGGAACGCTTGCTGAACGAAATGCTGTAG
- a CDS encoding Na+/H+ antiporter subunit E: protein MTFIVLAGLWALLTETRRDAWIVGVPVVLAASLVEARLASRDRWRWSVIGLLRFAPHFVRSSIGGGIDVAWRSMHPQLPIDPQMIAYPLRLPAGTARTFFMNVVNLLPGTVSADVRKNVLTVHAMDINQPIQRELATLEDAVAKLFAVHLNSLEDPGESR from the coding sequence GTGACCTTCATCGTTTTGGCCGGCTTGTGGGCTCTGCTAACGGAGACGCGACGCGACGCGTGGATCGTCGGCGTGCCTGTGGTTTTGGCAGCATCACTTGTTGAGGCGCGTTTGGCGTCTCGGGATCGCTGGCGTTGGTCGGTCATAGGCCTGCTCCGCTTTGCCCCCCATTTCGTCCGCTCATCGATCGGGGGCGGGATTGACGTGGCTTGGCGATCGATGCATCCGCAATTACCGATTGATCCGCAGATGATCGCGTATCCATTGCGTTTGCCCGCCGGTACGGCGCGAACGTTCTTCATGAACGTGGTGAATCTACTGCCAGGAACGGTCAGTGCGGACGTTCGCAAAAATGTGTTGACCGTGCACGCGATGGATATCAATCAGCCGATCCAACGGGAATTGGCTACACTCGAAGACGCGGTTGCCAAGTTGTTTGCGGTGCATCTAAACTCGCTTGAGGATCCGGGAGAAAGTAGATGA
- a CDS encoding Na(+)/H(+) antiporter subunit B codes for MSQRPPIAIIHIAFAFVVAGITGAIVVAIIRLPSEAIGLSAAAIANLDAAGAKNPVTAVLLNFRGYDTLLEILVLLLAAIGARVLTASDASFVVEPARSANPVLLGFIRILAPVMIMVAGYLLWVGGHAPGGAFQAAAVLAALGVLLKLGGVSWTRKLSQRGERLLLVAGLAVFLVVATAVMLSQRRFLEYPPSVAKTLILVIESAATVSIAAILLALFSSGTLRETQSERSHSKINSSEIPNNKMPNHKTPRDEAAQ; via the coding sequence ATGAGTCAACGCCCCCCCATCGCGATCATTCATATCGCATTTGCCTTCGTCGTTGCGGGAATCACTGGCGCCATCGTGGTTGCGATCATTCGTTTGCCAAGCGAAGCGATCGGGTTGTCCGCTGCGGCGATCGCCAATCTTGACGCGGCCGGTGCCAAGAACCCGGTCACCGCGGTGCTGTTAAACTTTCGCGGCTATGACACGCTGTTAGAGATTCTTGTCTTGTTGCTGGCCGCGATCGGTGCACGCGTATTGACGGCCTCCGATGCGTCGTTTGTCGTCGAGCCAGCTCGGTCTGCCAATCCGGTGCTGCTCGGTTTCATTCGCATCCTTGCCCCCGTGATGATCATGGTCGCCGGATATCTGCTGTGGGTCGGTGGGCACGCACCGGGCGGCGCATTTCAGGCCGCAGCGGTGTTGGCTGCGTTGGGCGTGCTGTTGAAACTAGGCGGCGTGTCGTGGACGCGAAAGCTATCCCAGCGTGGCGAGCGACTGCTGTTGGTGGCGGGGCTGGCCGTCTTTCTCGTGGTGGCGACCGCGGTCATGTTGAGTCAGCGGCGTTTCTTGGAATATCCCCCGTCGGTGGCCAAGACGTTGATTCTGGTCATTGAATCGGCAGCGACCGTTTCAATCGCTGCGATTCTGTTGGCACTATTCAGCAGCGGAACGCTGCGAGAAACTCAATCCGAACGGTCCCACAGCAAGATTAACAGTAGCGAGATTCCCAACAACAAGATGCCGAACCACAAGACGCCACGTGATGAGGCCGCGCAGTGA
- a CDS encoding DUF4040 domain-containing protein, whose amino-acid sequence MNSLLWILDITLCGSLLWLAWQTLATSDLFKAIVLFIVLGLVMALAWARLDAPDIALAEAAIGAGLTGALLLSTLTAITKRTGPRTPPETMDADT is encoded by the coding sequence ATGAACAGTCTGTTGTGGATATTGGACATCACGCTGTGCGGAAGCCTCCTTTGGTTGGCTTGGCAGACACTTGCCACGTCCGATCTGTTCAAGGCGATTGTGCTGTTCATCGTGCTGGGTTTGGTCATGGCTTTGGCATGGGCGCGGCTGGACGCACCGGATATTGCGTTGGCCGAAGCGGCGATTGGTGCGGGGTTGACCGGCGCCCTGTTGCTTTCGACGTTGACGGCGATCACGAAGCGGACTGGCCCGAGGACGCCGCCTGAGACGATGGATGCCGACACATGA
- a CDS encoding monovalent cation/H+ antiporter complex subunit F, producing MTQTLLLFVVVLLASMVAGLIRVKRGPTSSDRMLAAQLMGTTGVAILLLLSEAISRPALLDVALVFALLAAVTGIAFVQRYHAMETGEQE from the coding sequence ATGACGCAGACGTTGTTGCTGTTTGTGGTGGTGCTGTTGGCGAGCATGGTTGCGGGCTTGATTCGCGTGAAGCGCGGTCCCACGTCGTCGGATCGGATGCTGGCTGCACAGTTGATGGGCACAACGGGTGTCGCCATTTTGTTGTTGCTCTCCGAAGCAATCTCGCGACCGGCGCTACTGGACGTGGCGTTGGTGTTCGCGTTGCTGGCTGCGGTCACCGGAATCGCATTTGTCCAGCGTTATCACGCAATGGAAACGGGAGAGCAGGAATGA
- the mnhG gene encoding monovalent cation/H(+) antiporter subunit G — translation MSILDMASLVLIAVGCLFFIAGSVGMLRLPDVFTRLHATTKADNVGLGLLVLGLLLRSGSMFVASKLVLIWLLVLVAGATTCHLIAQSAVRRGERPWSKR, via the coding sequence ATGAGCATCCTTGACATGGCGTCCCTTGTCCTGATCGCAGTTGGTTGTCTGTTTTTCATCGCGGGCAGCGTTGGTATGTTGCGTCTTCCGGATGTGTTCACGCGGCTCCACGCGACGACGAAAGCGGACAATGTCGGTTTGGGGCTGTTGGTGCTGGGGTTGTTGCTGCGATCGGGATCGATGTTTGTCGCGTCCAAGTTGGTGCTGATCTGGCTGCTGGTCTTGGTGGCTGGCGCAACGACGTGCCACTTGATCGCGCAGTCGGCGGTCCGTCGCGGCGAGCGACCGTGGAGTAAACGATGA